Proteins co-encoded in one Stomoxys calcitrans chromosome 5, idStoCalc2.1, whole genome shotgun sequence genomic window:
- the LOC106095939 gene encoding serine proteinase stubble, whose amino-acid sequence MYIWNCLTLISGVIYITAIELGTSSAQANILNTILGVPSECLHQGGVWPCKLSFSCWLQGGKHARGCGNNKWFFSCCIAAEGDISPAANLVETALVEYNKKVTSLPKRVFLRRREENDIAIKPECGFARNFQQTLQKRIIGGRPAQFAENPWQAHIRIAEYQCGGVLVSKNMVATAAHCVQQARLQDISVYLGELDTQNLGHAHEPLPAEKHNVIQKIIHPLFEFRMTQPDRFDLALLKLAKPTGFSEHILPICLPMYPIRLVGRKAIVAGWGKTEASMGQAGTNMLQVATVPIITSVECLRWHESKQIKVELFNEMFCAGHSDGHQDACLGDSGGPLIIKERGRFFLVGITSAGFGCGVDHQPGIYHNVQKTTKWIQEILIRHAS is encoded by the exons ATGTACATATGGAACTGTCTGACACTAATCTCTGGAGTTATCTATATAACAGCCATTGAACTGGGAACAAGTTCGGCCCAAGCCA ATATTTTGAACACAATTCTGGGTGTCCCCTCAGAATGTTTACATCAGGGTGGTGTTTGGCCTTGCAAGTTATCATTTTCTTGCTGGCTGCAGGGAGGCAAGCATGCTCGTGGCTGTGGAAACAACAAATGGTTCTTTTCATGTTGCATTGCAGCAGAGGGAGACATTTCACCAGCAGCAAAtttggtggagactgccctggtGGAGTACAACAAAAAAGTCACTTCTCTACCCAAAAGAGTGTTTCTCAGAAGGCGGGAGGAAAACGATATAGCAATTAAG CCGGAATGTGGCTTCGCTCGCAATTTTCAACAAACTTTACAGAAACGCATTATAGGCGGCAGACCAGCTCAATTTGCCGAAAATCCTTGGCAGGCTCACATACGTATTGCCGAATATCAATGTGGTGGAGTTTTGGTCTCCAAAAATATGGTGGCCACTGCTGCCCATTGTGTTCAGCAGGCCCGATTACAGGACATCTCAGTTTATTTGGGGGAATTGGATACCCAAAATTTGGGTCATGCACATGAGCCTTTGCCGGCTGAGAAACACAATGTCATACAAAAGATAATACATCCGCTCTTTGAGTTTCGTATGACACAACCGGATCGTTTTGATTTGGCCTTATTGAAATTGGCCAAGCCCACAGGATTTAG TGAACACATATTACCCATATGTTTGCCCATGTATCCCATACGCTTGGTGGGTCGCAAGGCCATTGTAGCCGGTTGGGGTAAAACGGAAGCCAGCATGGGCCAGGCGGGTACAAATATGCTACAAGTGGCTACGGTACCCATTATAA CTTCTGTGGAATGCCTTCGCTGGCATGAAAGCAAACAAATCAAAGTCGAgctctttaatgaaatgttttgtgCTGGTCATTCAGATGGCCATCAAGACGCTTGTTTAG GAGATTCCGGTGGCCCTCTCATAATCAAAGAAAGAG gtcGCTTCTTCTTGGTAGGCATAACCAGCGCAGGTTTTGGCTGTGGCGTCGATCACCAACCAGGCATTTATCACAACGTGCAGAAGACCACCAAATGGATTCAGGAGATCTTAATACGTCATGCCTCCTAA